From the Butyrivibrio fibrisolvens genome, one window contains:
- the hemZ gene encoding coproporphyrinogen dehydrogenase HemZ, which produces MIIVYTDKEKYFYDIHSLVKSFYPEEDVLVFVKGSRQIPEDANIILTIDMTLSWDEGHIDADFIWDGRAAKSFSMECIRESEACSADMTDSPKNVLKRLLYTALNEETGKDLPWGTLTGIRPVKIAMHRLLGGDSDIQIRDYMKKTYICSDEKTDLSIEIAHRENRLLEGTTDGKGYSLYVNIPFCPTRCAYCSFMSSPIGLWKGKVDDYLDCIKKEIDETAPLFKDKRLDSIYIGGGTPTTLEPYQLEKLIGWIKDSYDTSYSREFTIESGRPDSITMDKLKVMKKGGVTRISVNPQTMRDRTLELIGRHHSVQQTIDSFYMAREAGFDHINMDIILGLPGEELSDVQYTMDEIAKLRPDELTVHSLAIKRASRLYDYVADHGLAGMDTTSAMMKVAEDGARSMGLGPYYLYRQKNISGNFENTGYGRGDKMCLYNIITMEETQSILALGSGSVSKRIFEGSRIERKGNPKDVKLYMENTSSDPSVMRDFFS; this is translated from the coding sequence ATGATTATAGTATATACAGATAAAGAGAAATACTTTTATGACATCCATTCTCTGGTCAAAAGTTTCTATCCGGAGGAGGATGTCCTTGTTTTTGTAAAGGGAAGTAGGCAGATCCCCGAAGATGCCAATATCATACTTACTATAGATATGACTCTGTCCTGGGATGAAGGACATATCGATGCTGATTTTATCTGGGATGGAAGAGCAGCTAAGTCTTTTTCCATGGAATGTATAAGAGAATCGGAAGCCTGCAGCGCAGATATGACGGATTCTCCAAAGAATGTCTTAAAGCGCCTTTTGTATACAGCGCTTAATGAAGAGACCGGGAAAGATCTTCCATGGGGGACTCTTACAGGTATAAGACCTGTTAAGATTGCTATGCACAGGCTCCTTGGTGGTGACAGCGACATACAGATCCGCGATTATATGAAGAAGACCTATATCTGCTCTGATGAAAAGACTGATCTTAGCATCGAGATAGCGCACAGAGAGAACAGGCTTCTTGAAGGCACAACGGATGGCAAAGGATACAGCCTTTATGTGAATATACCTTTTTGCCCGACAAGATGTGCTTACTGTTCCTTCATGTCATCGCCTATAGGCCTTTGGAAGGGGAAAGTTGATGACTATCTTGACTGCATCAAGAAAGAGATAGATGAGACTGCTCCTTTGTTTAAAGATAAGCGACTTGACAGCATATATATAGGCGGGGGAACTCCTACTACACTTGAACCTTATCAGCTTGAAAAGCTTATAGGCTGGATCAAGGACTCTTATGATACCTCTTATTCAAGAGAATTCACCATAGAATCAGGCCGTCCTGACTCTATTACTATGGATAAGCTTAAAGTAATGAAAAAGGGCGGAGTTACAAGGATATCTGTTAACCCTCAGACCATGAGAGACAGAACGCTTGAACTTATAGGCCGTCACCACAGCGTACAGCAGACCATAGACTCTTTCTATATGGCCAGAGAAGCGGGATTTGATCACATCAATATGGATATAATCCTTGGACTTCCGGGAGAAGAGCTTAGTGATGTTCAGTACACAATGGATGAGATAGCTAAGCTTCGTCCTGATGAACTTACAGTTCATTCGCTTGCCATTAAGAGAGCATCAAGACTCTATGACTACGTAGCAGATCACGGCCTTGCAGGTATGGATACCACATCCGCCATGATGAAAGTGGCAGAAGACGGTGCCAGAAGTATGGGACTTGGCCCGTATTATCTCTACAGGCAGAAGAATATAAGCGGCAATTTTGAAAATACAGGATATGGGCGCGGGGACAAGATGTGCCTGTATAACATAATCACCATGGAAGAGACACAGAGCATCCTTGCACTAGGCTCAGGTTCAGTATCCAAGCGTATCTTCGAGGGTAGCAGGATAGAACGAAAAGGTAATCCCAAGGATGTAAAGCTGTATATGGAGAATACAAGTAGCGATCCTTCTGTAATGAGAGATTTCTTTTCATAA
- a CDS encoding adenine phosphoribosyltransferase, producing MKELKDYVRTIPNFPEEGIMFRDITTVMQDPDGLKLAIDTMQDLVKDLDFDVVVGAESRGFIFGTPIAYNLHKPFVLIRKKGKLPAETVSIDYDLEYGKATLEMHKDSVKPGQKVLIVDDLIATGGTTEAMIKLVESLGGEVAGVLVMMELAGLNGRQKIAGYRLDSAVVYEGK from the coding sequence ATGAAAGAATTAAAAGACTATGTACGTACAATACCTAACTTCCCTGAAGAAGGAATTATGTTCAGGGATATCACTACAGTAATGCAGGATCCGGATGGACTCAAGCTTGCTATTGATACAATGCAGGACCTTGTTAAGGATCTTGATTTTGATGTAGTAGTAGGAGCAGAGTCTAGAGGATTCATTTTTGGAACACCTATTGCATATAATCTCCACAAACCATTTGTACTTATCCGTAAGAAGGGTAAGCTTCCTGCAGAGACAGTATCTATTGATTATGATCTTGAGTATGGCAAGGCTACTCTTGAGATGCACAAGGATTCTGTTAAGCCTGGTCAGAAGGTTCTCATCGTAGATGACCTTATCGCTACAGGCGGAACAACAGAAGCTATGATCAAGCTTGTTGAGTCTCTCGGCGGAGAAGTTGCAGGTGTCCTTGTAATGATGGAGCTTGCAGGACTTAACGGAAGACAGAAGATCGCCGGTTACAGACTTGATTCTGCTGTCGTATACGAGGGCAAGTAA
- the groL gene encoding chaperonin GroEL (60 kDa chaperone family; promotes refolding of misfolded polypeptides especially under stressful conditions; forms two stacked rings of heptamers to form a barrel-shaped 14mer; ends can be capped by GroES; misfolded proteins enter the barrel where they are refolded when GroES binds) — protein sequence MAKTIKSGDDARMAMVAGVNKLADTVGVTIGPKGRNVVIDKSYGAPTITNDGVTIAKEIELEDPYENMGAQLVKEVATKTNDVAGDGTTTATVLAQAMINEGMKNLAAGANPIVLRKGMKKATDATVEAVKKMATKVSGKEQIERVAAVSSGDDEVGKMIADAMEKVSNDGVITIEESKTMQTELDLVEGMEFDRGYISAYMATDMDKMEANLEEPAILITDKKISNINDILPLLEQVVKTGQKLLIIAEDVEGEALTTLIVNKLRGTFNVVAVKAPGYGDRRKEMLQDIAILTGGKVISSDLGLELKDTTLDDLGRAKSVKVTKEKTTIVDGEGDKADIDSRVAQIKKQIEDTTSDFDREKLQERLAKLAGGVAVIRVGAATETEMKEAKYRMEDALNATRAAVEEGIIFGGGSAYIHASKEAAKSLENLEGDEKTGAKIVLKALEAPLFRIATNAGLDGSVIVNKVKESEVGVGFNAYKEEYVDMVKDGILDPAKVTRSALQNATSVASSFLTTEAAVATIKEPVPAAPAPQPGMY from the coding sequence ATGGCAAAGACAATTAAATCAGGTGATGATGCTCGTATGGCAATGGTTGCAGGCGTTAACAAGCTTGCAGATACAGTAGGTGTAACAATCGGACCTAAGGGAAGAAACGTTGTAATAGACAAGTCTTACGGTGCTCCTACAATCACAAACGATGGTGTTACTATCGCTAAGGAGATCGAACTTGAAGATCCATATGAAAACATGGGTGCTCAGCTTGTTAAGGAAGTTGCTACAAAGACTAATGATGTAGCAGGTGACGGTACAACAACAGCTACAGTTCTTGCTCAGGCAATGATCAACGAAGGTATGAAGAACCTTGCTGCAGGTGCTAACCCGATCGTCCTTCGTAAAGGTATGAAGAAGGCTACAGACGCTACAGTAGAAGCTGTTAAGAAGATGGCTACAAAGGTAAGCGGCAAGGAGCAGATCGAAAGAGTAGCAGCAGTTTCATCAGGTGATGATGAAGTTGGTAAGATGATCGCTGACGCTATGGAAAAGGTTTCTAACGACGGCGTTATCACAATCGAAGAGTCCAAGACAATGCAGACAGAGCTTGACCTTGTTGAAGGTATGGAATTTGACAGAGGTTACATCTCAGCTTACATGGCAACAGACATGGACAAGATGGAAGCTAACCTTGAAGAGCCTGCAATCCTTATCACAGATAAGAAGATCTCTAACATCAACGACATCCTTCCTCTTCTTGAGCAGGTTGTTAAGACAGGCCAGAAGCTCCTCATCATCGCTGAAGACGTTGAAGGTGAAGCTCTTACAACACTTATTGTTAACAAACTCCGTGGAACATTCAATGTAGTTGCAGTTAAGGCTCCTGGCTATGGCGACAGACGTAAAGAGATGCTTCAGGATATCGCAATCCTCACAGGTGGTAAGGTTATCTCATCTGACCTTGGTCTTGAACTTAAGGATACAACACTTGATGACCTTGGACGTGCTAAGAGTGTTAAGGTTACTAAGGAGAAGACAACAATCGTTGATGGTGAAGGCGACAAGGCTGACATCGATTCAAGAGTTGCTCAGATCAAGAAGCAGATCGAAGATACAACATCTGATTTTGATAGAGAGAAGCTTCAGGAAAGACTTGCTAAGCTCGCTGGCGGTGTTGCAGTTATCCGCGTAGGTGCTGCTACAGAGACAGAGATGAAGGAAGCTAAGTACAGAATGGAAGATGCTCTCAATGCTACACGTGCAGCTGTAGAGGAAGGTATCATCTTCGGCGGTGGTAGCGCATACATCCACGCTTCTAAGGAAGCTGCTAAGTCTCTTGAGAACCTTGAAGGTGATGAGAAGACAGGTGCTAAGATCGTTCTTAAAGCTCTTGAAGCTCCTCTTTTCCGCATCGCAACTAACGCAGGTCTTGATGGATCCGTTATCGTAAATAAGGTAAAAGAGTCTGAAGTTGGAGTTGGTTTCAATGCATATAAGGAAGAGTATGTAGATATGGTTAAGGATGGTATCCTTGATCCTGCTAAGGTTACAAGATCAGCTCTTCAGAATGCTACATCAGTTGCTTCTTCATTCCTTACAACAGAAGCTGCTGTAGCAACAATCAAAGAGCCTGTACCGGCAGCTCCAGCTCCTCAGCCAGGAATGTATTAA
- a CDS encoding MBL fold metallo-hydrolase: protein MDSNIKVGQVTLGPVQTNCYFVFKDTEDRSASNEPIPCIFFDPADAGEYLYEKLTEKNFKVELILLTHGHFDHMAGAADLKRLSGAPIWCWEKESSVCEDPEVNLSYDFIGKSITIKPDRFLRDEEIIEAAGLKCRLLGTPGHTVGSCCYSFDDDKILISGDTLFEGSVGRTDFPGGSSQALVRSVHEKLFDLPDDTIVYPGHGGATTIGDEKLYNPFLR, encoded by the coding sequence ATGGACAGTAATATTAAAGTTGGCCAGGTAACACTTGGCCCCGTACAGACCAATTGTTATTTTGTTTTTAAAGATACAGAAGATAGAAGTGCTAGTAATGAGCCAATACCCTGCATCTTCTTCGATCCTGCGGACGCCGGAGAGTATCTGTATGAAAAGCTTACAGAGAAGAATTTTAAGGTTGAGCTCATACTCCTAACTCACGGCCACTTCGATCATATGGCCGGAGCTGCAGATCTTAAAAGGCTCTCAGGAGCTCCTATATGGTGCTGGGAAAAAGAGTCATCGGTATGCGAAGATCCCGAAGTAAACCTTTCGTATGATTTTATTGGAAAAAGTATAACGATTAAACCTGACAGATTTTTAAGAGATGAAGAGATAATCGAAGCTGCCGGTCTTAAATGCAGGCTCCTTGGAACACCGGGACATACAGTTGGTTCCTGCTGCTACAGTTTTGATGATGATAAGATCCTTATAAGCGGAGATACTCTATTTGAAGGATCTGTTGGACGTACGGATTTCCCCGGAGGAAGTTCTCAGGCTCTGGTTAGATCTGTACACGAGAAGCTTTTTGATCTTCCTGATGATACTATTGTATATCCGGGGCACGGCGGTGCTACTACAATTGGAGATGAGAAGCTCTACAATCCGTTTTTAAGGTGA
- a CDS encoding RelA/SpoT family protein, whose product MLEQRFDDGKIESIEEFQPPERLYEGLIARVQKYHPSDDITMIEKAYNIAREAHKDQLRKSGEPYIIHPLCVSIILADLELDKETIAAGLLHDVVEDTILTKDEIDEQFGSDVALLVDGVTKLQSLQLPADYKDKTAEQLEMQAENLRKMFLAMAKDIRVILIKLADRLHNMRTLAHMPPEKQHRIAQETLDIYSPIAGRLGISKIKVELDDLSLKYLKPDIYKDLKEKVSEKKEEREAYVEKIAKDVEAAIKEAGIKGEVNGRVKHFFSIYKKMHNQGKTLDQIYDLFAVRIIVESVKDCYAALGIIHEMYKPIPGRFKDYIAMPKVNMYQSLHTTLIGPNGAPFEIQIRTFDMHRAAEYGIAAHWKYKEASDGKKIETQEEEKLVWLRQILEWQRDMSDNREFMNLLKSDLNLFSEDVYCFTPQGDVKNLQNGSTPIDFAYSIHSAVGNKMIGAKVNGKLVPIDYVIQNGDRIEILTSQNSKGPSRDWLAIAKSTSTKNKINQWFRSQQKEENVNHGKELIADYCKSKGIEISDITKTEYINIIIRKYGFHDWDAVLCAVGLGALKEGGIVNKLCELYERDHKKDLTDEEVLAAANVSNSPARINGSGNAIIVKGVHDVAVRFSRCCNPVPGDDIVGFVTRGRGVSIHRRDCVNVAEMTMEDKSRLIEARWESDGIIGSEKYTADIKIFANDRRGLLADVSRILTENNISILSLNTRTSKQGLATMDVSFQVSSREELVTVTDKLRQIDSVIDIERSTG is encoded by the coding sequence ATGTTAGAACAAAGATTTGATGACGGTAAAATTGAATCAATTGAAGAGTTTCAGCCACCGGAAAGGCTTTATGAAGGTCTGATCGCCAGGGTACAGAAGTATCATCCATCTGATGATATCACCATGATCGAGAAGGCTTATAATATAGCGCGCGAAGCTCACAAAGATCAGCTTCGCAAATCCGGAGAGCCGTATATTATTCACCCTTTGTGTGTGTCCATTATCCTTGCAGATCTGGAGCTGGATAAGGAGACTATTGCAGCAGGGCTTTTGCATGATGTCGTAGAAGACACTATTCTCACCAAAGACGAGATAGATGAGCAGTTTGGATCTGATGTAGCACTTCTTGTAGATGGTGTTACCAAGTTGCAGAGTCTGCAGCTTCCTGCCGACTATAAGGACAAGACTGCAGAGCAGCTTGAAATGCAGGCGGAGAACCTCAGGAAGATGTTCCTGGCTATGGCCAAGGATATCCGTGTCATCCTTATAAAGCTTGCCGACAGACTCCACAATATGAGAACACTTGCTCATATGCCGCCTGAGAAGCAGCACAGGATAGCTCAGGAGACGCTGGACATCTATTCTCCTATAGCAGGGCGTCTTGGTATCAGTAAGATCAAGGTAGAGCTTGACGATCTGTCTCTTAAGTACCTCAAACCTGATATCTATAAGGATCTTAAGGAAAAGGTATCTGAGAAAAAGGAAGAGCGTGAAGCCTACGTTGAGAAGATTGCCAAAGATGTTGAAGCTGCTATAAAAGAAGCCGGCATCAAGGGTGAAGTCAACGGAAGAGTTAAGCATTTCTTCAGTATTTACAAGAAGATGCACAATCAGGGCAAGACTCTTGATCAGATCTATGATCTGTTCGCTGTCAGGATAATCGTTGAATCAGTCAAGGACTGCTATGCAGCTCTTGGTATAATCCATGAGATGTACAAGCCTATCCCCGGAAGGTTCAAGGACTATATAGCTATGCCCAAGGTCAATATGTATCAGTCTCTTCATACGACACTGATAGGACCTAACGGTGCGCCATTCGAGATACAGATCAGAACTTTTGATATGCACAGAGCAGCAGAATACGGTATTGCTGCTCACTGGAAATATAAAGAAGCATCTGATGGCAAGAAGATTGAAACTCAGGAAGAGGAGAAGCTGGTATGGCTTCGCCAGATTCTTGAGTGGCAGAGGGACATGAGCGACAACAGAGAGTTCATGAACCTTTTAAAGAGCGATCTGAATCTTTTTTCAGAAGATGTATATTGCTTCACTCCTCAGGGTGATGTCAAGAATCTTCAGAACGGATCTACCCCAATCGACTTTGCATACAGCATTCATTCAGCTGTTGGTAACAAGATGATCGGTGCCAAGGTTAATGGTAAGCTGGTTCCTATTGATTATGTGATCCAAAATGGTGATCGTATTGAGATCCTTACTTCTCAGAATTCCAAGGGACCATCACGTGACTGGCTTGCAATTGCCAAGTCCACATCTACCAAGAACAAGATCAACCAGTGGTTCAGGTCTCAGCAAAAAGAAGAGAATGTTAACCACGGTAAAGAGCTTATCGCTGACTATTGTAAGAGCAAGGGTATTGAGATCTCTGATATAACCAAAACTGAGTATATCAATATCATCATCCGCAAGTATGGTTTCCACGACTGGGATGCTGTACTTTGTGCAGTAGGTCTTGGAGCCTTAAAAGAAGGCGGTATTGTCAACAAGCTCTGTGAGCTCTATGAGAGAGATCACAAGAAGGATCTTACTGATGAAGAAGTTCTTGCAGCAGCTAATGTTTCAAACTCACCTGCAAGGATCAACGGAAGTGGTAATGCCATTATCGTTAAAGGCGTTCATGACGTTGCAGTAAGATTTTCAAGATGTTGTAATCCTGTTCCGGGAGATGATATCGTTGGCTTTGTAACAAGAGGCAGAGGCGTATCTATTCATAGACGTGACTGCGTCAATGTTGCAGAGATGACTATGGAAGATAAGAGCAGGCTCATAGAAGCCCGCTGGGAGAGCGATGGTATTATTGGCTCTGAGAAATATACTGCTGACATCAAGATCTTTGCTAACGACAGACGAGGCCTTCTTGCAGATGTTTCAAGAATTCTTACTGAGAACAACATCAGCATCCTGTCTCTTAATACAAGAACCAGTAAGCAGGGCCTTGCTACCATGGATGTTTCATTCCAGGTTTCAAGCCGTGAAGAGCTTGTAACAGTTACAGATAAGCTAAGACAGATCGATAGCGTCATCGATATTGAGAGAAGTACAGGCTGA
- a CDS encoding QueT transporter family protein translates to MKKSKTLYIVQAGAIGALYVVLTMFAQGFDLASGAIQCRFSEALTILPFFTPAAIPGVTIGCLLSNILMQSALPDVIFGTLATLIGCIGTYALRKHRILCSLPPVISNALIIPFVLKYAYGMTDLIPFMMLTVGAGEVITCVIFGEILLNALFPVRGILFADDHTAKKI, encoded by the coding sequence ATGAAGAAATCAAAAACTCTGTACATCGTACAGGCAGGCGCCATCGGCGCTTTGTATGTAGTATTAACAATGTTCGCGCAGGGATTCGACCTTGCAAGCGGAGCAATCCAGTGTAGATTCTCAGAAGCTCTGACAATCCTCCCATTTTTCACACCGGCTGCTATTCCCGGAGTTACAATAGGATGTCTTTTGTCTAATATCCTGATGCAAAGTGCACTTCCGGATGTAATATTTGGAACCTTAGCAACACTTATTGGATGTATTGGAACATATGCTCTTAGAAAACACAGGATTCTTTGCTCACTTCCGCCTGTAATAAGCAATGCGCTTATCATTCCGTTCGTACTAAAATATGCTTATGGCATGACAGACCTGATTCCTTTTATGATGCTTACAGTAGGAGCCGGCGAAGTTATTACCTGTGTGATATTCGGTGAGATACTTCTCAATGCTCTCTTCCCTGTAAGAGGAATATTATTTGCTGACGATCATACTGCTAAAAAGATCTGA
- a CDS encoding metallophosphoesterase family protein — protein MDIAVFSDIHANHSAFQACFDKACEKGITNFVLLGDYVTDCPNPQKTMEMIYMMQKFFNVWIVRGNREEYLLDYRKKGESGWKKGSASGTLLYTYNNMTDRDFNFFDSLPIYSMWKQKGMPSFELCHGSPNSSREFMMGKSRTTRRIVAQLRSDFILHGHHHEQETYTYRDKKAVNPGSIGIPWNYGGKTQFAIIHDEGDRWEEEYFQLDYDRKEILSEFMSSGLMEMAPAWAAVTMHTIRTGVDLNQTILMRATQLCEQERGEARWPDIPERYWALALKENYIDMHGKDIPHR, from the coding sequence ATGGACATTGCGGTTTTTAGCGATATACATGCCAATCACAGCGCCTTTCAGGCTTGTTTTGACAAGGCCTGTGAGAAGGGAATTACCAATTTCGTACTTCTGGGAGATTATGTAACGGACTGTCCCAATCCTCAGAAAACTATGGAAATGATATACATGATGCAGAAGTTTTTTAACGTCTGGATTGTGAGAGGTAACCGCGAAGAGTATCTTCTTGATTATAGGAAAAAGGGCGAGTCAGGATGGAAGAAGGGTTCTGCCAGCGGTACGCTTTTGTATACTTATAATAATATGACAGACAGGGACTTTAACTTTTTTGACTCACTTCCTATATATTCGATGTGGAAGCAGAAGGGTATGCCTTCTTTTGAGCTATGCCACGGATCGCCCAATTCTTCAAGGGAATTCATGATGGGTAAGAGCCGTACTACAAGGCGTATTGTGGCTCAGCTAAGGTCTGATTTTATCCTGCATGGTCATCATCATGAGCAGGAGACTTACACCTATAGAGACAAGAAAGCTGTCAATCCGGGCTCTATAGGCATTCCCTGGAACTATGGCGGCAAGACACAGTTTGCCATAATTCATGATGAAGGAGACAGATGGGAAGAAGAATACTTTCAGCTTGATTATGACAGAAAAGAGATTCTGTCTGAGTTTATGTCATCAGGCCTTATGGAGATGGCGCCTGCCTGGGCAGCAGTTACAATGCATACTATAAGAACAGGTGTGGATCTTAATCAGACAATCCTTATGAGAGCAACTCAGCTGTGCGAGCAGGAAAGAGGAGAAGCCCGTTGGCCGGATATCCCTGAGAGGTACTGGGCTCTCGCCCTTAAAGAGAACTATATAGATATGCATGGAAAAGATATACCTCATAGGTAG
- a CDS encoding BMP family ABC transporter substrate-binding protein encodes MKKKLLSTVLAAATCVSMLAGCGSSDGAGTDKGADNTAENTAENTAEAEGGEALSASDIKIGVIYIGDENEGYTAAHMEGIDQMQAALGISDDQIIEKTLVPEDESCTDAAEDMVDQGCNIIFATSFGHESYLMQVAAEYPEIQFCHATGYQAASSGLSNFHNYFDNIYEARYVSGVVAGLKLNEMIADGKITEDAAKVGYVGAYPYAEVVSGFTSFYLGVTSVCPSATMEVQYTNSWADMTAEGEVATSLIADGCVLMSQHADTTGAPTACESAGVPCVGYNVDMTTVAPTCALTSATNNWGVYYTYAVQAVLNGEAMPTDWTAGYNDGAVAITALNDTAVAEGTADKVAEVEKALADGTLHVFDTSKFTVGGKSLEDAIAEGGDYAKYADYVKDGYFHESELASAPAFDIIIDGITSNAK; translated from the coding sequence ATGAAGAAGAAACTTTTAAGCACTGTTCTTGCAGCAGCTACATGTGTATCTATGCTTGCAGGATGCGGATCATCAGATGGCGCCGGCACAGACAAGGGTGCTGACAATACTGCAGAAAACACTGCAGAAAACACTGCAGAAGCTGAAGGCGGCGAGGCACTCTCTGCTTCTGACATCAAGATCGGTGTTATCTACATCGGTGATGAGAACGAAGGATATACAGCAGCTCACATGGAAGGTATCGATCAGATGCAGGCTGCTCTTGGTATCTCTGATGATCAGATCATCGAGAAGACACTTGTTCCTGAAGATGAGTCCTGTACAGATGCTGCTGAAGACATGGTAGATCAGGGATGTAATATTATCTTTGCAACAAGCTTCGGTCACGAGTCTTATCTTATGCAGGTTGCTGCAGAATATCCTGAGATTCAGTTCTGCCATGCAACAGGTTATCAGGCTGCTTCTTCAGGTCTTTCTAACTTCCACAACTATTTTGACAACATCTACGAAGCAAGATATGTTTCAGGTGTTGTTGCAGGACTTAAGCTCAATGAGATGATCGCTGACGGCAAGATCACAGAAGATGCTGCCAAGGTTGGTTATGTAGGCGCTTATCCTTATGCAGAAGTTGTTTCTGGTTTCACATCTTTCTATCTTGGTGTTACATCTGTATGCCCTTCAGCTACTATGGAAGTTCAGTATACTAACAGCTGGGCTGATATGACAGCAGAAGGTGAAGTTGCTACATCACTTATCGCTGATGGATGCGTACTTATGAGCCAGCATGCTGATACAACAGGTGCTCCTACAGCATGTGAATCTGCAGGCGTTCCTTGTGTAGGTTATAACGTAGATATGACAACAGTTGCTCCTACATGCGCTCTTACATCAGCTACTAACAACTGGGGTGTTTACTACACATATGCAGTACAGGCTGTTCTTAACGGAGAGGCAATGCCTACAGACTGGACAGCAGGTTACAACGACGGCGCTGTTGCTATCACAGCTTTAAATGATACAGCAGTAGCAGAGGGAACAGCTGATAAGGTTGCAGAAGTTGAGAAGGCTCTTGCAGACGGAACTCTTCACGTATTCGATACCAGCAAGTTCACAGTTGGCGGTAAGTCACTTGAAGATGCTATCGCAGAAGGCGGAGATTATGCCAAGTATGCTGATTATGTAAAAGACGGATATTTCCACGAATCAGAGCTTGCATCTGCACCTGCATTTGATATCATCATCGACGGCATCACTTCTAATGCAAAATAA
- a CDS encoding Rpn family recombination-promoting nuclease/putative transposase, translating to MQETTEYSYLQATGKLEYNMTNDYMFRMVLQRDEETLIGLICSILKLQRESVLSVRIENAIDMGADVTSKEYQLDIHVSLNNDSYINLEMQIVNYKNWPERSLSYLCRRFDNVSKGKDYITVKPVYHVGFLDFTLFEDHPEFFGKYQMRNSKDKYLYTDKFNLYVVDLNHTELATDEDRTSGIDTWAKLFKATTWEEIKMITKDNPSMNSTAESIYLSNSDFEIRERCRIREDAIIHEKLVAEKLEAQAETIATQAEEINRLKKLLADNGIQE from the coding sequence ATGCAAGAAACAACTGAATACAGCTATCTTCAAGCTACTGGAAAGCTTGAATACAACATGACCAACGATTACATGTTCCGAATGGTATTACAAAGGGATGAAGAGACACTTATTGGTCTGATCTGCTCTATCCTTAAACTCCAGAGAGAAAGCGTTCTTAGTGTCAGGATAGAAAATGCAATTGACATGGGAGCAGATGTTACCAGTAAAGAATACCAGTTAGACATTCATGTTTCTCTTAACAACGACAGCTATATCAATCTTGAGATGCAGATTGTAAACTATAAGAACTGGCCGGAACGTTCCCTTTCATACCTATGCAGACGTTTTGATAATGTGTCCAAAGGCAAAGATTATATAACTGTTAAGCCTGTATATCATGTGGGCTTTCTGGATTTTACTCTATTTGAAGATCATCCTGAATTCTTTGGAAAATATCAGATGAGGAACTCAAAAGATAAATATCTCTATACTGACAAGTTTAATTTATATGTGGTAGACTTAAATCATACAGAACTGGCAACTGATGAAGACAGAACCAGTGGTATCGATACGTGGGCAAAACTCTTCAAAGCAACTACCTGGGAGGAAATAAAGATGATAACTAAAGATAATCCATCTATGAATTCTACTGCAGAATCAATTTATCTCTCTAATTCTGACTTTGAGATCAGAGAGCGTTGTCGTATAAGAGAAGATGCCATAATACATGAAAAGCTAGTGGCTGAAAAGCTCGAAGCTCAGGCCGAGACAATTGCTACTCAAGCTGAAGAAATCAATAGATTAAAAAAACTATTAGCAGATAATGGAATACAGGAATAA
- a CDS encoding co-chaperone GroES produces MKLTPLGDRVVLKQLEAEETTASGIVLPGKEKEKPQQAEVIAVGPGGVVDGKEVKMEVKVGQKVIYSKYAGTEVKLDEETFIIVKQNDILATVD; encoded by the coding sequence ATGAAATTAACACCACTTGGAGACAGAGTTGTATTAAAGCAGCTTGAAGCAGAGGAGACAACAGCATCAGGAATCGTTCTTCCTGGAAAGGAAAAAGAGAAACCTCAGCAGGCTGAAGTTATAGCTGTTGGACCTGGCGGAGTTGTTGATGGCAAAGAAGTCAAGATGGAAGTTAAAGTCGGACAGAAGGTCATTTATTCTAAATATGCAGGAACAGAAGTTAAGCTTGATGAAGAGACATTCATCATTGTAAAGCAGAACGACATTCTTGCAACAGTTGACTAA